Proteins co-encoded in one Clostridia bacterium genomic window:
- a CDS encoding proline/glycine betaine ABC transporter permease translates to MNEFPNLFDVKLGYYIELAVKWMTDNWQGFFDALTTGIKWIVSNIQSGLIFIPWYIFILLIFIIGWRVKNWKSGLAYAVMLLLVGSLNLWNEMIYTLSIVITSVIIAVIIGIPLGILMAYKPKAETIMKPLLDGMQTMPSFVYLIPAMFFFGLGTVPAVFATIIYSAPPCIRLTNLAIREVPTEMREAAHSFGSSSWQVLSKVELPQAMPTIMAGINQTTMMAMSMVVTSSMIGAKGLGENVLIAINRSDIAMGFDSGISIVFLAIIIDRITQTISKKYEYVE, encoded by the coding sequence ATGAATGAATTTCCGAATTTATTTGATGTTAAATTGGGTTATTATATTGAATTAGCTGTAAAATGGATGACTGATAATTGGCAAGGTTTTTTCGATGCATTGACTACGGGAATCAAGTGGATCGTATCTAACATACAGTCCGGTCTAATATTTATTCCTTGGTATATTTTTATCCTTTTGATATTTATAATAGGATGGAGAGTAAAAAACTGGAAATCAGGTTTGGCATATGCAGTGATGTTGTTGTTAGTAGGCTCGCTGAATCTGTGGAATGAGATGATATATACATTATCCATAGTTATCACATCTGTGATAATTGCGGTGATAATAGGTATTCCATTAGGGATACTCATGGCATATAAGCCTAAAGCGGAAACCATAATGAAACCATTGCTGGACGGAATGCAGACCATGCCCAGTTTTGTTTATCTGATCCCGGCAATGTTCTTCTTCGGTCTAGGCACTGTTCCGGCGGTATTTGCTACTATTATTTATTCCGCTCCTCCCTGCATAAGACTTACCAATCTTGCTATAAGGGAAGTGCCTACAGAGATGCGTGAAGCCGCTCATTCATTTGGATCTTCCTCATGGCAGGTTCTCAGTAAGGTGGAGCTTCCTCAGGCTATGCCTACTATAATGGCAGGTATAAATCAGACCACCATGATGGCTATGTCCATGGTAGTAACATCTTCTATGATAGGAGCTAAAGGTCTGGGCGAAAATGTGCTGATAGCGATAAATAGGTCGGATATCGCTATGGGATTTGATTCGGGCATAAGTATTGTATTTCTTGCAATAATTATAGATAGAATAACTCAAACAATATCTAAAAAGTATGAATACGTAGAATAG
- a CDS encoding ABC transporter substrate-binding protein, whose product MTFSACSGGSEDQGSSDKGGETFVFADAGWDSIKVHNDIASIIIENGYGYKTDVMTGSSPITIKGLAQGDIDIYMEVWSDNYLDIYQPAIESGDIVELSVNYDDNAQGLYVPTYVIEGDAEKGIEPMAPGLKSIKDLPEYWEVFKDEDDPGKGRIYGAPPTWGADEILRQKMVTYGLEDTYIYLNPGSDTALNTSVVSAYEKGEPWLGYYWDPTWITGKYDMTLLEDEPYDQEKWEDGYACEFPGVTVTVAVNKEMVDKAPEVVEFLKNYETSTKLTSEMLAYMQDNDAEADEAAEWFLKEHEDIWTNWVPEDVAQKVKEAL is encoded by the coding sequence TTGACATTTAGTGCGTGTTCTGGAGGATCAGAAGATCAAGGCTCAAGCGACAAAGGTGGAGAAACCTTTGTATTTGCTGATGCAGGATGGGACAGTATAAAAGTTCATAATGATATAGCTTCTATAATTATAGAAAATGGATATGGATATAAAACTGATGTGATGACCGGTTCATCCCCGATAACTATAAAGGGATTGGCCCAGGGAGATATCGACATATACATGGAAGTATGGAGCGATAATTATCTTGATATATATCAGCCTGCAATAGAAAGTGGGGATATTGTGGAATTATCGGTGAATTATGATGATAATGCCCAGGGGTTATATGTGCCCACTTACGTGATAGAGGGTGATGCTGAAAAAGGCATTGAACCTATGGCGCCCGGTTTGAAATCAATAAAAGATTTACCTGAATATTGGGAAGTATTCAAGGATGAAGATGATCCCGGCAAAGGCAGGATATATGGCGCACCACCTACTTGGGGTGCTGATGAGATACTCAGACAAAAAATGGTTACCTACGGTTTAGAGGACACCTATATTTATTTAAACCCCGGTTCAGATACGGCTCTAAACACCTCTGTGGTGTCGGCCTATGAAAAAGGTGAGCCCTGGCTGGGTTATTATTGGGACCCAACTTGGATAACCGGAAAATATGACATGACTTTACTAGAGGATGAGCCCTATGACCAGGAAAAATGGGAGGATGGATATGCTTGCGAGTTTCCGGGGGTTACAGTGACGGTGGCAGTAAACAAAGAGATGGTGGACAAGGCTCCTGAAGTGGTAGAATTTTTGAAAAACTATGAGACCAGCACAAAACTCACCAGTGAAATGCTGGCATACATGCAGGATAATGATGCAGAGGCAGATGAGGCAGCCGAATGGTTCTTGAAAGAGCATGAGGATATTTGGACAAACTGGGTTCCGGAAGATGTGGCCCAGAAAGTGAAAGAGGCTCTTTGA